From Mycolicibacterium nivoides, a single genomic window includes:
- a CDS encoding fasciclin domain-containing protein: protein MKTRTKTLGVAAAVAAITASLPLAVTAYADPAPTTTTAPVVEIPDPQGSGCDNFKKAMPDWKSLADLPTGKVLASIPDISTFNAALSGGLNPSVNIVPVLDNGPYVIFAPTNDAFAALEPGKLDALKADPAALTSLDYYHAFLGLLGPDDVKGQRPTQQGAEVKVTGKGGDIKVNDTAKLVCGPIQAQNARIYLIDTVLDPNSPPEALVPTVSGTSTTTTTKPAESATPAADAPIG, encoded by the coding sequence ATGAAGACTCGCACCAAGACTCTGGGCGTTGCTGCGGCAGTCGCCGCGATCACGGCGTCGCTGCCGTTGGCGGTCACCGCCTACGCCGACCCGGCGCCGACGACGACCACAGCCCCGGTCGTGGAGATCCCCGACCCGCAGGGCTCCGGCTGCGACAACTTCAAGAAGGCCATGCCGGACTGGAAGAGCCTCGCGGATCTGCCCACCGGCAAGGTGCTGGCCAGCATCCCGGATATCAGCACCTTCAATGCCGCACTGTCGGGCGGGCTGAACCCGAGCGTCAACATCGTGCCGGTGCTCGACAACGGCCCCTACGTGATCTTCGCGCCGACCAATGACGCGTTCGCGGCGCTGGAGCCGGGCAAGCTCGACGCGCTCAAGGCCGATCCGGCCGCGCTCACCAGCCTGGACTACTACCACGCGTTCCTCGGCCTGCTCGGCCCCGATGACGTCAAAGGCCAGCGGCCCACCCAGCAGGGCGCCGAGGTCAAAGTGACCGGCAAGGGCGGCGACATCAAGGTCAACGACACCGCCAAGCTGGTCTGCGGTCCCATCCAGGCGCAGAACGCCCGGATCTACCTGATCGACACCGTGCTCGATCCCAACAGCCCGCCGGAGGCCCTGGTGCCGACGGTGTCGGGCACCAGCACCACGACCACCACCAAGCCGGCGGAGTCGGCGACCCCGGCTGCCGACGCGCCGATCGGCTGA
- a CDS encoding enoyl-CoA hydratase: MTVTREYPDVKDVTVSLEGGVLSVTLNRPDSLNSLTQDMLVAIADAMELAATDAGVRVVRLGGAGRGFSSGAGISEEDQNAKSHDAEGVLDAANRAVASIVALPKPVVAVVQGPAAGVGVSLALACDVVLASEAAFFLLAFTKIGLMPDGGASALVAANIGRIRAMRLALLADRLTAADAYDWGLISAVYPADEFDAAVDKVIAKLRSGPAVALRETKQAVNAATLTELEGAFARERKGQLQLLVSDDFREGTKAFQQNRRPEFTQQ, translated from the coding sequence ATGACCGTGACCCGCGAGTACCCCGACGTAAAAGACGTGACCGTGTCGCTCGAGGGCGGTGTGCTGTCGGTGACGCTGAACCGGCCCGACAGCCTCAATTCGCTGACCCAGGACATGCTCGTGGCGATCGCCGATGCCATGGAACTGGCCGCCACCGACGCGGGAGTGCGCGTGGTTCGCCTCGGCGGCGCGGGCCGCGGATTCAGCTCCGGCGCCGGAATCAGTGAGGAAGACCAGAACGCCAAGAGCCACGACGCCGAAGGCGTGCTCGACGCCGCCAACCGCGCCGTCGCATCCATCGTGGCGCTGCCCAAGCCGGTCGTGGCCGTCGTGCAGGGACCCGCCGCCGGCGTCGGGGTGTCACTGGCACTGGCGTGCGACGTCGTGCTGGCCTCGGAGGCGGCCTTCTTCCTGCTGGCCTTCACCAAGATCGGGTTGATGCCCGACGGCGGTGCGTCGGCTCTCGTCGCCGCGAACATCGGCCGGATCCGGGCGATGCGACTGGCGCTGCTGGCCGACCGCCTCACCGCCGCCGACGCCTACGACTGGGGTCTGATCAGCGCCGTGTACCCCGCCGACGAGTTCGACGCCGCGGTGGACAAAGTCATCGCCAAGCTGCGATCGGGTCCGGCGGTGGCCCTGCGCGAGACCAAGCAGGCCGTCAACGCGGCCACGCTGACCGAGCTCGAGGGTGCCTTCGCCCGCGAGCGCAAGGGCCAGCTGCAGCTGCTGGTGTCCGACGATTTCCGCGAGGGCACCAAGGCCTTCCAGCAGAACCGGCGCCCGGAGTTCACCCAGCAGTAG
- a CDS encoding type IV toxin-antitoxin system AbiEi family antitoxin domain-containing protein encodes MTLDEVFALNNGVATTNQLLAVMTYRTLARRVRDGEIVRLWHGVYSLGPPDTFRRLCGLDLLSETPIVGCLGTAAQFYGFDTENTVRTHVLDPGVRMRPSPDIMVHQRIGAPLKKVDGRLLTAPAWTAIELARTLRRPRALATLDAALRSGTCAAVELEHALKEQRGRRGVVKVRELLPHADGRAESPMESEMRLVFIDWGLPTPELQYEIVDRHGQLWRVDFAWPECRVAAEYDSMDWHANPVAVKHDRMKSARLQEIGWISVPAVVDDVRRYPAELCSRIRSHLEPAA; translated from the coding sequence ATGACGCTCGACGAAGTGTTCGCTCTCAACAACGGCGTCGCGACCACGAACCAACTGTTGGCCGTAATGACGTACCGGACACTCGCGCGTCGGGTCCGCGACGGTGAGATCGTCCGGTTGTGGCACGGTGTCTACTCGTTGGGCCCACCAGATACATTTCGTCGGCTTTGTGGACTTGACCTGCTGTCGGAGACGCCGATTGTGGGCTGTCTGGGTACGGCCGCTCAGTTCTACGGCTTTGACACCGAGAACACGGTTCGGACCCACGTTCTCGACCCGGGGGTACGCATGAGGCCATCGCCAGACATCATGGTGCATCAACGGATTGGCGCTCCGCTCAAGAAAGTCGATGGTCGGTTGCTAACCGCGCCGGCTTGGACTGCCATCGAGTTGGCGCGAACGTTGCGGCGTCCACGCGCGTTGGCCACGCTTGACGCCGCGCTGCGCAGCGGTACCTGCGCGGCAGTCGAACTCGAGCACGCGCTCAAGGAACAGCGCGGCCGCCGCGGCGTGGTGAAGGTGCGTGAACTGTTGCCTCACGCTGACGGCAGGGCCGAATCTCCGATGGAATCGGAGATGAGGTTGGTCTTCATCGATTGGGGCTTACCCACCCCAGAACTGCAGTACGAGATCGTCGACCGACACGGACAACTGTGGCGCGTGGATTTCGCCTGGCCTGAGTGCCGGGTGGCAGCCGAATACGACAGCATGGATTGGCACGCGAATCCTGTTGCGGTCAAGCATGACCGGATGAAATCTGCCCGGTTGCAGGAGATCGGCTGGATCAGCGTGCCGGCCGTGGTCGATGATGTCCGACGGTATCCCGCTGAACTGTGCTCCCGAATCAGGAGCCACCTTGAACCTGCCGCCTGA
- a CDS encoding gamma carbonic anhydrase family protein, translated as MPEPLIVSVAGHTPQIDPDAWVAPNASVIGQVSLAAGTSVWYGATLRAEAEPIEVGEGSNIQDGVTVHVDPGFPCRIATGVTVGHNVVLHGCTVEQDSLVGMGAVVLNGAVIGAGSLVAAGAVVPQGMVVPPRSLVAGVPAKVRRELSEDEVGHNQLNAAAYTHLTGLHREAD; from the coding sequence ATGCCAGAGCCGCTGATCGTCTCCGTCGCCGGTCATACCCCGCAGATCGACCCGGACGCCTGGGTTGCGCCCAATGCCAGTGTGATCGGCCAGGTTTCGCTGGCCGCCGGTACCAGCGTCTGGTACGGCGCCACGCTGCGCGCCGAGGCCGAACCCATCGAGGTCGGTGAGGGCAGCAACATCCAGGACGGGGTGACCGTCCACGTCGACCCGGGTTTCCCGTGCCGGATCGCCACCGGGGTGACGGTGGGTCACAACGTGGTGCTGCACGGCTGCACCGTCGAGCAGGACAGCCTGGTCGGGATGGGTGCGGTGGTGCTCAACGGCGCGGTGATCGGCGCCGGCTCACTGGTTGCCGCCGGTGCGGTGGTGCCCCAGGGCATGGTGGTGCCGCCGCGCTCGCTGGTGGCCGGTGTGCCTGCCAAGGTGCGCCGAGAACTCAGCGAGGACGAGGTCGGCCACAACCAGCTGAACGCGGCGGCCTACACGCATCTCACCGGGTTGCACCGAGAGGCGGATTGA
- a CDS encoding aldo/keto reductase: protein MEYRKVGDSELVVSELSFGAATFGGTGEFFGAWGDTGADQARAMVDLSLEAGINLFDTADVYSDGASEEVLGAALRGRRDSVLISTKAALPTAPDDWGTSRARLLRAVDSALTRLQTDRIDLFQLHAYDAFTPIDEVLQALDTLVDQGKVRYTGVSNFSGWQLMKSLSLAEKHHRPRYIAHQVYYSLIGRDYEWELMPLAMAEGVGALVWSPFGWGRLTGKVRRGRPLPERSRLHATADAGPPVDDELLYGVVDELDAIAEETGRTVPQVALNWLLRRPTVSSVIIGARDERQLRDNLGAVGWALDAGQIARLDAASTRDAPYPYFPYFRQDGFAQLNPPLGATR from the coding sequence ATGGAATATCGCAAGGTTGGCGACTCTGAGCTCGTGGTGTCCGAACTGAGCTTCGGCGCAGCGACTTTCGGTGGAACCGGCGAGTTCTTCGGCGCCTGGGGCGACACCGGGGCCGACCAGGCACGGGCGATGGTCGACCTGAGCCTGGAGGCCGGCATCAATTTGTTCGACACCGCGGACGTGTACTCGGACGGCGCCTCCGAAGAGGTACTCGGCGCAGCGCTGCGCGGGCGCCGCGACAGCGTACTGATCTCCACGAAGGCCGCGCTGCCGACCGCCCCCGACGACTGGGGAACGTCACGGGCACGGCTGTTGCGGGCCGTCGATTCCGCGCTGACGCGTCTGCAGACCGACCGCATCGACCTGTTCCAGTTGCACGCGTACGACGCATTCACCCCGATCGACGAGGTACTGCAGGCCCTCGACACACTCGTCGATCAGGGCAAGGTGCGCTACACCGGAGTGTCGAACTTCTCCGGCTGGCAGCTGATGAAGTCCCTGAGCCTCGCCGAAAAGCACCATCGCCCAAGGTATATCGCACACCAGGTGTACTACTCACTGATCGGGCGCGACTACGAATGGGAGCTCATGCCGTTGGCCATGGCCGAAGGGGTCGGCGCGCTGGTGTGGAGCCCGTTTGGCTGGGGCCGGCTGACCGGGAAGGTCCGGCGCGGCCGGCCACTGCCCGAACGCAGCCGACTGCACGCAACCGCGGACGCGGGGCCGCCGGTCGACGACGAACTTCTCTACGGTGTCGTCGACGAACTCGACGCGATCGCCGAAGAGACCGGCAGAACCGTGCCACAGGTAGCGCTCAACTGGCTGCTGCGCAGACCCACGGTGTCGTCGGTCATCATCGGGGCACGTGACGAGCGCCAGCTACGCGACAACCTCGGCGCGGTCGGGTGGGCGTTGGATGCCGGCCAGATTGCGCGACTGGACGCCGCAAGCACCCGCGACGCGCCGTATCCCTACTTCCCGTACTTCCGCCAGGACGGGTTCGCGCAGCTCAATCCGCCTCTCGGTGCAACCCGGTGA
- a CDS encoding MFS transporter, with amino-acid sequence MPLVPTAVLGESGRVTRNLDRAAVPPRVRIHWAWVVAAVSFVAILGAAGFRSIPGVMMNPLHHEFGWSHGTVGLAMSVNMMLYGLTAPFAAALMDRFGVRPVLTVSLLLITTGSACSIAMTASWQLVLLWGVLVGVGTGSISMGFVATIATRWFEQRRGLVTGVLTAASATGQLLFLPVVAAVTTQHGWRWASLIVAAASLAVVPLVALFMRNRPADLGLAPYGATELVPPTPAPAGGFKTAFDGLRIGARTRVFWLLAGSFAICGMTTNGLIGTHFIPAANDHGMPTTVAAGLLATIGILDVAGTVFSGWLTDRVDPRLLLLVYYAGRGLSLMLLPSLLSPHAEPSTWVFVIFYGLDWVATVPPTIVLCRDYFGDRSPVVFGWVFASHQVGAAIAAAGAGWLRDLNGNYDLAFRLAAGLCFVAAALCVSIRKAQVTSAEPDRVDTSALP; translated from the coding sequence ATGCCACTGGTACCGACGGCCGTCCTCGGCGAAAGTGGTCGGGTGACTCGAAACCTCGACCGGGCTGCGGTGCCTCCGCGCGTCCGCATCCACTGGGCCTGGGTGGTCGCCGCGGTGAGCTTCGTGGCGATCCTGGGCGCGGCCGGGTTCCGGTCCATTCCGGGCGTGATGATGAATCCGCTGCACCATGAGTTCGGCTGGTCGCACGGCACGGTCGGGCTGGCGATGTCGGTCAACATGATGCTGTACGGACTCACCGCACCGTTCGCCGCGGCGCTGATGGACCGCTTCGGAGTCCGGCCGGTGCTGACCGTGTCGCTGCTGCTGATCACGACAGGGTCGGCCTGCAGCATTGCCATGACGGCCAGTTGGCAGTTGGTGCTGCTGTGGGGCGTGTTGGTCGGCGTCGGTACCGGGTCGATCTCGATGGGATTCGTGGCGACCATCGCCACCCGCTGGTTCGAACAGCGCCGTGGACTCGTCACCGGCGTGCTCACCGCGGCCAGCGCCACCGGTCAACTGCTGTTCCTGCCGGTCGTCGCGGCCGTCACCACGCAACACGGCTGGCGCTGGGCATCGTTGATCGTCGCTGCCGCCTCGCTGGCCGTCGTGCCCCTCGTCGCGCTGTTCATGCGCAACCGCCCCGCCGACCTGGGTTTGGCTCCCTACGGGGCAACGGAACTCGTCCCGCCCACCCCGGCCCCGGCGGGCGGCTTCAAGACGGCCTTCGACGGCTTGCGCATCGGCGCACGGACCCGCGTGTTCTGGCTGCTGGCGGGGAGCTTCGCGATCTGTGGGATGACCACCAACGGCCTGATCGGCACGCATTTCATCCCGGCCGCCAACGACCACGGCATGCCCACGACGGTCGCCGCGGGTCTGCTTGCCACCATCGGCATTCTCGACGTTGCGGGCACGGTGTTCTCCGGCTGGCTCACCGACCGCGTCGACCCTCGGCTGCTGCTGCTCGTCTACTACGCGGGCCGCGGCCTGTCACTGATGCTGTTGCCGTCACTGCTCTCCCCGCACGCCGAACCGAGCACCTGGGTCTTCGTCATCTTCTACGGCCTGGACTGGGTGGCGACCGTGCCGCCGACCATCGTGCTGTGCCGCGACTACTTCGGGGATCGTTCGCCGGTGGTGTTCGGCTGGGTGTTCGCCTCCCACCAGGTCGGCGCGGCCATCGCCGCCGCGGGCGCCGGGTGGCTGCGGGATCTCAACGGCAATTACGACCTGGCCTTCCGGCTGGCCGCCGGGCTGTGTTTCGTCGCCGCAGCGCTATGCGTCAGTATCCGAAAAGCCCAGGTCACAAGCGCCGAGCCGGACCGAGTGGACACTTCGGCTTTGCCGTAA
- a CDS encoding 3-hydroxyacyl-CoA dehydrogenase, which yields MEIKDAVAVVTGGASGLGLATTKRLLDAGASVVVIDLKGEEVVAELGDRARFVGTDVTDEAGVSEALDVAESLGPVRINVNCAGIGNAIKTLSKNGAFPLDGFRKVVEVNLIGTFNVIRLAAERIAKTEPLKNEERGVIVNTASVAAFDGQIGQAAYSASKGGVVGMTLPIARDLSRELIRVCTIAPGLFKTPLLGSLPEEAQKSLGQQVPHPARLGDPDEYGALAVHIIENPMLNGEVIRLDGAIRMAPR from the coding sequence GTGGAGATCAAAGACGCGGTAGCCGTCGTCACCGGCGGTGCTTCGGGCCTGGGATTGGCGACCACCAAGCGGCTGCTGGACGCGGGTGCTTCGGTGGTGGTGATCGACCTCAAGGGTGAAGAGGTGGTGGCCGAGCTGGGTGATCGGGCCAGGTTCGTGGGCACCGATGTGACCGACGAGGCCGGTGTGTCCGAGGCGCTCGATGTCGCCGAATCGCTGGGCCCGGTGCGCATCAACGTCAACTGTGCCGGCATCGGCAATGCCATCAAGACCCTGTCCAAGAACGGGGCGTTCCCGCTGGATGGCTTCCGCAAGGTGGTCGAGGTCAATCTGATCGGCACGTTCAACGTGATCCGGCTGGCCGCCGAGCGCATCGCCAAGACCGAGCCTCTCAAGAACGAGGAGCGCGGCGTCATCGTCAACACCGCCTCGGTCGCGGCGTTCGACGGTCAGATCGGGCAGGCCGCCTACTCGGCGTCCAAGGGCGGCGTGGTCGGTATGACCCTGCCGATCGCGCGGGATCTGTCGCGTGAGCTGATCCGGGTGTGCACCATCGCCCCGGGTCTGTTCAAGACCCCGCTGTTGGGTTCGCTGCCCGAGGAGGCGCAGAAGTCGCTGGGCCAGCAGGTGCCGCACCCGGCCCGACTGGGCGATCCCGATGAGTACGGCGCCCTGGCCGTGCACATCATCGAAAACCCGATGCTCAACGGCGAGGTCATCCGCCTCGACGGTGCTATCCGCATGGCTCCGCGATGA
- a CDS encoding TetR/AcrR family transcriptional regulator → MAAERPGGRTAAVRAAVLRATADLLIEAGLEGLELTAVAERAGVGKSTVYRRWGSVPALVADLLADKAEQSVSRTDTGSLRGDLRANATLVRRTLNDARQGRLFKAAIAAATCDQHTAAALQVFYDRRIAEWAGCVTDAVERGEAPAGTDAAAVIRQVSAPLYYQFLTSTRTLTVADADRAVDAAIAAAEAGVFT, encoded by the coding sequence ATGGCAGCCGAACGCCCGGGCGGGCGCACCGCGGCCGTCCGCGCTGCGGTGCTGCGCGCGACGGCGGACCTACTCATCGAGGCCGGGCTGGAGGGTCTGGAACTGACGGCGGTCGCCGAGCGGGCCGGCGTCGGCAAGTCGACGGTGTACCGGCGTTGGGGTTCGGTGCCGGCGTTGGTGGCAGACCTCTTGGCCGACAAGGCCGAACAGTCGGTGTCACGGACCGACACCGGTTCACTGCGCGGCGATCTCCGGGCCAACGCGACACTGGTACGTCGCACCCTCAACGATGCCCGCCAAGGCCGGTTGTTCAAGGCCGCCATCGCCGCGGCGACCTGCGACCAGCACACCGCGGCGGCGCTGCAGGTGTTCTACGACCGGCGGATCGCCGAGTGGGCCGGGTGTGTGACCGACGCGGTGGAGCGGGGCGAGGCGCCTGCCGGGACCGATGCCGCCGCGGTCATCCGGCAGGTCTCCGCCCCGCTCTACTACCAATTCCTCACCAGTACGCGGACTCTCACGGTCGCCGACGCCGATCGTGCGGTCGACGCCGCGATCGCGGCTGCCGAGGCGGGGGTGTTCACCTAA
- a CDS encoding CaiB/BaiF CoA transferase family protein — MAGPLQGLRVVELAGIGPGPHAAMILGDLGADVVRIERPGRSGGVPAGDRDSMLRNRRSVAADLKSDEGRELVLNLISKADVLIEGYRPGVTERLGLGPEDCAKINDRLIYARMTGWGQEGPRALQAGHDINYISLNGLLHAIGRKGERPVPPLNLAGDFGGGSMFLLVGILSALFERQTSGKGQVIDAAMVDGSSVLMQMMWGFRANGLWSDERGTNMLDTGAPYYDTYETADGKYMAIGAIEPQFYAELLKGLGLDGADLPAQNDMARWPELREAFTTAFAAHDRDHWAEVFAGTDACATPVLSFAEVLTEPHIAERDTFFDDEGNLQPMPAPRFSRSATAVPTPPSPRGADTEAVLRDWV, encoded by the coding sequence ATGGCAGGACCACTGCAGGGTTTGCGCGTTGTGGAGTTGGCCGGTATCGGCCCGGGCCCCCACGCGGCGATGATTCTCGGCGATCTGGGTGCCGACGTCGTGCGGATCGAGCGGCCGGGTCGCAGCGGGGGAGTGCCGGCCGGTGATCGGGATTCGATGCTTCGCAACCGCCGTTCGGTGGCGGCAGATCTCAAGAGCGACGAGGGCCGCGAGCTCGTGCTCAACCTGATCTCCAAGGCTGACGTGCTGATCGAGGGTTACCGGCCCGGTGTCACCGAACGCCTGGGGCTGGGTCCGGAGGATTGCGCCAAGATCAACGACCGCCTGATCTACGCCCGGATGACGGGGTGGGGCCAGGAAGGTCCGCGGGCCCTGCAGGCGGGCCACGACATCAACTACATCTCGCTCAACGGCCTGCTGCACGCGATCGGCCGCAAGGGTGAGCGGCCGGTGCCGCCGCTGAACCTGGCCGGTGATTTCGGCGGCGGGTCGATGTTCCTGCTCGTCGGCATCCTCTCGGCCCTGTTCGAGCGCCAGACCTCGGGCAAGGGGCAGGTGATCGACGCGGCCATGGTCGACGGATCGTCCGTGCTGATGCAGATGATGTGGGGCTTCCGTGCCAACGGCCTGTGGTCGGACGAGCGCGGCACCAACATGCTCGACACCGGCGCGCCCTACTACGACACCTATGAGACCGCCGACGGCAAATACATGGCCATCGGTGCGATCGAGCCGCAGTTCTACGCCGAGCTGCTCAAGGGTCTGGGCCTGGATGGCGCCGACCTGCCGGCTCAGAACGACATGGCCCGCTGGCCCGAGTTGCGTGAGGCCTTCACCACGGCCTTCGCCGCGCACGACCGCGATCACTGGGCCGAGGTGTTCGCCGGCACCGATGCGTGTGCGACGCCGGTGCTGTCGTTCGCCGAGGTGCTCACCGAGCCGCACATCGCCGAGCGCGACACGTTCTTCGACGACGAGGGCAACCTGCAGCCGATGCCGGCACCACGGTTCTCGCGCAGCGCCACGGCGGTGCCGACTCCGCCGAGCCCGCGCGGCGCCGACACCGAAGCCGTTCTGCGGGACTGGGTTTAG
- a CDS encoding GlxA family transcriptional regulator, whose translation MHRVAVLLLAPVVGFDATIAPLLFSSARGGDGREDEALYDVVTCGLTTDPVPSTTGFAMVPTAGAEALESADTVVIPGTRYAPARAEGVLGDEVTQALSRIRPGTRLVSICTGAFVLAAAGLLDGRPATTHWRFAADMRRLHPDVLLDEDILFVDDGDILTSAGLAAGIDLCLHIIRTDHGAQVANSVARYCVVPPWREGGQAQFIDHGFTVTDHASTAATRDWALQHLDEELTVTRLAAHAHMSARTFNRRFREETGQAPGAWIRSRRLDLARELLESGDLSVDEVARRSGLGTAGNLRHHLRRGLGMSPSSYRKVYQGA comes from the coding sequence GTGCACCGCGTTGCCGTCCTGCTGCTGGCCCCGGTGGTCGGCTTCGACGCCACCATCGCGCCGCTGCTGTTCTCCAGCGCCCGTGGCGGCGACGGCCGCGAGGATGAAGCCCTCTACGACGTCGTGACGTGCGGGCTCACCACCGACCCGGTGCCGTCGACGACCGGGTTTGCGATGGTGCCCACCGCGGGAGCTGAGGCGCTGGAATCGGCAGACACCGTGGTGATCCCGGGCACCAGGTACGCACCAGCGCGGGCCGAGGGTGTGCTGGGCGACGAGGTGACGCAGGCCCTGTCGCGGATCCGCCCCGGTACCCGGCTGGTGTCGATCTGCACCGGGGCTTTCGTACTGGCTGCCGCGGGCCTGCTGGACGGTCGGCCGGCCACCACTCATTGGCGCTTCGCGGCGGATATGCGCCGACTGCACCCCGATGTACTCCTCGACGAGGACATCCTGTTCGTCGACGACGGCGACATTCTGACCTCAGCGGGCCTGGCCGCCGGAATCGACTTGTGCCTGCACATCATTCGTACCGATCACGGTGCCCAGGTGGCCAACTCGGTGGCCCGCTACTGCGTGGTGCCACCGTGGCGGGAGGGCGGACAGGCGCAGTTCATCGACCACGGGTTCACTGTCACCGATCACGCCTCGACCGCTGCCACACGCGACTGGGCGCTGCAGCATCTTGACGAGGAACTCACCGTGACGCGGCTGGCCGCCCATGCCCACATGAGTGCCCGCACGTTCAACCGTCGTTTCCGTGAGGAGACCGGACAGGCGCCGGGTGCCTGGATCCGTAGCCGCAGGCTGGACCTCGCCCGCGAGCTGCTGGAATCAGGGGACCTGTCAGTAGACGAGGTGGCCAGGCGTTCGGGGCTGGGCACCGCGGGCAACCTGCGTCATCATCTGCGGCGCGGGCTCGGGATGTCCCCGTCGAGCTACCGCAAGGTGTACCAGGGCGCGTGA
- the tet(V) gene encoding tetracycline efflux MFS transporter Tet(V) has product MQDDIQTPVGQTGGWRVLAPFRIREYRLLIAAVTLSIFAEGMWSVVMALQVIAIDNDPASLSLVATCLGVGLVAFVLVGGIAADRVNQRTIIIAVETVNLVTVTTVAVLGLLDLLKIWHLAVAAGILGIAAAFFFPAYSALLPRILPPEQLLAANGVEGVVRPVFQRSVGPAVAGMVIAATFPSLGAVVVAVLFGAGLVLLVATRPTVDSVAAQGDVDRPHVLRDLREGFAFMVRTPWLLWTLLFASMFVLVVLGPIEVLLPFIAQDRFADGARAYGFILAFFGFGSALGALTVSSRRMPRRYLSTMMLMWGLGSVPLVVVGVTSSFPLMALATFCVGVTDGAGMVIWGTLLQRRVPTEMLGRVSSLDFFVSLAFMPLSFAIVGPLSKVVSMESIFLVAGLLPAVLAAVAVTAARMPRDELAHPLR; this is encoded by the coding sequence ATGCAAGACGACATCCAGACGCCGGTCGGTCAGACCGGCGGCTGGCGTGTGCTCGCGCCCTTCCGCATCCGTGAATACCGGTTGCTGATCGCCGCGGTCACGTTGTCGATCTTCGCCGAGGGCATGTGGTCGGTGGTGATGGCTTTGCAGGTCATCGCGATCGACAACGATCCGGCCTCGCTGTCGCTGGTGGCCACCTGCCTCGGCGTGGGCCTGGTGGCGTTCGTTCTCGTCGGCGGGATCGCCGCCGACCGGGTCAACCAGCGCACGATCATCATCGCGGTGGAGACGGTCAATCTGGTGACGGTCACGACCGTCGCGGTGCTGGGGCTGCTCGACCTGCTCAAGATCTGGCATCTGGCCGTCGCGGCGGGCATTCTCGGCATCGCCGCGGCGTTCTTCTTTCCGGCCTACAGCGCTCTGCTGCCCCGCATCCTGCCGCCGGAACAATTGTTGGCGGCCAACGGCGTCGAGGGCGTGGTGCGCCCGGTCTTCCAGCGCTCGGTCGGGCCTGCGGTGGCGGGCATGGTGATCGCCGCGACCTTCCCCTCACTGGGTGCGGTCGTCGTGGCCGTGCTGTTCGGCGCTGGCCTGGTCCTGCTGGTCGCCACCCGCCCCACCGTGGATTCGGTTGCGGCACAGGGCGATGTCGACCGCCCGCACGTATTGCGCGATCTGCGTGAAGGTTTCGCGTTCATGGTGCGCACCCCGTGGCTGCTGTGGACGCTGTTGTTCGCCAGCATGTTCGTGCTCGTCGTCCTCGGGCCGATCGAGGTGCTGCTGCCGTTCATCGCCCAGGACCGGTTCGCCGACGGCGCCAGGGCGTACGGATTCATCCTGGCCTTCTTCGGATTCGGCAGCGCGTTGGGGGCCCTGACGGTGTCCTCACGCCGGATGCCGCGGCGCTACCTGAGCACGATGATGCTGATGTGGGGGCTGGGCTCGGTGCCGTTGGTGGTCGTCGGCGTCACTTCGTCGTTCCCGTTGATGGCGCTGGCCACGTTCTGCGTCGGCGTCACAGACGGTGCGGGGATGGTGATCTGGGGAACGCTGCTGCAGCGCCGGGTGCCGACGGAGATGTTGGGCCGGGTCTCAAGCCTGGACTTCTTCGTTTCGCTGGCGTTCATGCCGCTGTCGTTCGCGATCGTCGGCCCACTGTCGAAGGTGGTCTCGATGGAGTCCATCTTCCTGGTGGCCGGGCTGCTGCCCGCCGTCCTGGCCGCGGTGGCCGTGACCGCGGCCCGCATGCCGCGCGACGAACTGGCGCACCCGCTGCGTTAG